Genomic DNA from Mycolicibacterium helvum:
TCGCTATGCCCGAAGTGTGGTGGCGATTCCGTGAGGCGATCCAGACCTCGCCGCGCATCGATGTGGGGCGGTTCGTTGAGTCGGGCTGTCTGCGGCCGATGGACGACGAGGTACGCGAGGCCTACAACGCGCCGTTCCCCGATGACAGCTTCTGCGCCGGTCCGCGGGCCATGCCCGGCTTGGTGCCGACCACCCCGGACGATCCCGCCTCTGACGCCAACCGGAGTGCGTGGGCCGCTTTGACGGCCAGCTCGGCGCCGATGCTGGTGGCCTTCAGCGACGGCGACCCCATCACCGGCGCCATGGCCCCGATCTTCCAGCAGATGCGAGGTGCCCAGGGTATCGACCACCCGACCATCCACGGTGCCGGGCACTTCCTGCAGGAGGATGCCGGCGAGGAGCTCGCCGGGTACATCGTGCGGTTCCTACCGCCCGGCGCTGGTTAGATAGCCCGGTGCCGTTTTTCACCGTCGATGCCGAGCTGCCCGGGCGTCGTGGGCGCACCGGCACCATCCACACGCCGCACGGCGATATCCACACCCCGGCGTTCATTGCGGTGGGCACCAAGGCATCGGTCAAGGCGGTGCTGCCCGAGACGATGCGTGAGCTCGGTGCGCAGGCCGTCCTCGCCAACGCCTATCACCTTTATCTGCAGCCCGGCCCTGACATCGTCGACGAGGCGGGCGGCCTTGGCGCATTCATGAACTGGCCGGGGCCGACGTTCACCGACAGCGGCGGCTTCCAAGTGCTCTCACTCGGGGCGGGCTTCCGCAAGGTGCTGTCGATGGACGCCAACCGGGTGCAGGCCGACGACGTGATCGCCGAAGGCAAGCAGCGCCTGGCCCATGTCGATGACGACGGGGTGACGTTCATCTCGCATCTCGATGGGTCGACGCATCGGTTCACCCCTGAGGTGTCGATGCAGATACAGCACAAGATCGGCGCGGACATCATCTTCGCCTTCGACGAACTGACGACATTGGTGAATACCCGCGGCTACCAAGAGGAATCGGTGGCGCGCACCCAGGCGTGGGCGGTGCGCTGCCTGACCGAACACCGCCGGCTCACCGCCGAGCGCCCGGAGCGCCCCAGCCAGGCGCTGTTCGGGGTGGTGCAGGGCGCACAGTACGAGGACCTTCGTCGCCAGGCGTCCCGAGACCTGGCAGGCATCGTCGACGCGCAGGGGCGTGGCTTTGATGGCTACGGCATCGGGGGAGCGCTCGAGAAACAGAACCTGGCCACGATCGTGGGGTGGTGCACCGACGAGCTGCCCGACGACAAGCCGCGTCATCTGCTCGGGATCAGCGAGCCTGACGACCTGTTCGCCGCCGTCGCCGCCGGTGCCGACACCTTCGACTGTGTGTCGCCGTCGCGGGTGGCGCGCAATGCGGCGGTGTACTCCCCGACGGGCCGGTTCAACATCACCGGCGCGCGATACCGTCGCGACTTCACCCCGATCGACACCGAGTGCGACTGCTACACCTGCGCCCACTACACCCGGGCCTACCTGCACCATCTGTTCAAGGCCAAGGAGATCCTGTCCGCGACGCTGTGCACCATCCACAACGAGCGGTTCGTCATCCGGCTGGTCGACCAGATCCGTGCCGCGATCGTCGCTGGTGAGTTCGATGAACTGCGTGATCACGTTCTCGGCCAGTACTACGGCCATTCGACGCGTGCACAATAGGTAGATGACTGCTGCCGCCGAGCCGCAAGAACTGCTGATGAAGCTGCTCGACCCCGCAATCCGGGCCAATCCGTACCCGGTCTACCGGGAGATCCTCGATGGCGGGCCGATGCAGATGCCCGAGTCCACGTTGCACGTTCTGTCCAGCTTCGCCGATTGCGACGAGGTGTTGCGGCACCCCGACTCGTGCAGTGACCGGCTGAAGTCCACCGCCGCGCAGCGGGCCATTGCGGCCGGGGAACAGCCTCGGCCGTTCGGCACGCCCGGGTTCCTGTTCCTCGACCCGCCGGATCACACCCGGCTGCGCAGGCTGGTCAGCAAGGCGTTTTCGCCCAGGGTGGTCAAGGCGCTGGAGCCCGATATCACCGGGCTGGTCGACGACCTGCTGGACCGGGCCGACGAGGCCGGCCAGTTCGATGCGGTCGAGGCCCTCGCCCATCCGCTGCCGGTCGCGGTGATCTGCCGGCTGCTGGGTGTGCCGATCGAGGACGAGCCCCAATTCAGTGCGGCATCAACACTTCTGGCTCAGGGACTGGATCCGTTTGTGACGTTCTCCGGTGAGGCGCAGGGTCTCGAGGAACGCATGGCGGCCGGGCTCTGGCTACGGGGCTACCTGCGCGAGCTGCTCGAGCGGCGGCGCTCGCAGCCCGCCGACGATCTCATGTCGGCGCTGATCTCCGTCGAGGAATCCGGTGACCAGCTGACCGAGGAAGAGATCGTCGCGACCTGCAACCTGCTGCTGATCGCCGGTCACGAGACGACGGTGAACCTGATCGCCAACGGAATCCTGGCGATGTTGCGGAATCGGGAGCACTGGATGGCGTTGAGCGCCGACCCCAGTCGGGTGTCGGCCATCATCGAGGAGACGCTGCGCTACGACCCGCCGGTACAACTGGCCAGCCGGGTCGCGGGTGCCGATATGGAGATCGGTGCTGGTTCCGGCGGGCAGGAGCGCAGCGACTCGGGGATCATCCGAGTTCCGAAGGGCGACATCATGATGGTGTTGCTGGCCGCGGCGCATCGCGATCCCGCGGTCGCCGAACGCCCTGATGAGTTCGACCCGACGCGCGGCACGATTCGCCATCTGGCGTTTGGGCACGGCCCGCATTTCTGCCTGGGCGCCCCGCTGGCGCGAATGGAGGCCGCGGTGGCGTTGTCCGCGGTGACGAAGCGGTTCCCGGATGCCCGCCTGGCCGACGAACCGATCTACAAGCCGCACGTCACGCTGCGGGGCATGGCCCGCCTCGACGTCGCCGTTGGCTAGCCGAACAGCTGGGCCAGCCGGTTGCGGTCGACCGACCCTTTGGCAGTCACCGGCAACTCGTCAACCGGCGAAATCTTCTCCGGCACTTCGAATCGTGCCAGCCGCGACGCGCAGAACGATTGCAGCGCTTCGCCGTCGAATGATGCATCGGCCCGCAGCACCACCACCGCGGCGACCTGCTCGCCGTACTTGGCGTCGGGCACCGGGAACACCGCCGCCTGCACAACGTCGGGGTGGGCCAACAACACGTCTTCCACCCGCTCGGGGGAGATCTTCTCGCCGCCGCGGTTGATAATGTTCTTGATCCGGCCCTGAAGTGTCAGCACGCCAACAGCATTCACCGATCCGAGGTCACCGGTGCGCAACCAGCCGTCGGCGAATGTCGCGGCGGTGGCGGCCGCGTCATTGAGGTAGCCGCGAGCCACGGCGGGCCCACGCAACCAGACCTCACCGGTATCGGCGATCCGCAGCTCCGAGCCGACCGGCGCACCGACCGTCTGCAGGCGGGTCTCGGTGTCGGCGGTCGCCGCCACCGCGCACGCTTGGTGTGTTGCCTCCGTCATCCCGTATGCGGGCAGCACCGGTGCGCCGAATGCCGCTTCCAGGCGCGCGGCGACCGCGGGCGGCAGCGGGGCGCTGCAACTGCGCAGAAACCGCAGCCGAGCCGCCGCTGGAGCTCCCGCTGGTGCGACGTCCAACAGGACTTGATAGATCGTCGGCACCGCGGTGACCCAGGTGGCCTTCGTCGCGGCCAGCTCCTGGAAGAACGTATGGGCCGAAAAGCGCGCCTTCTCAGGTAGTCCCAGCGTTCCGCCGCTGGACAATGTCGCCAACAATCCGGCCACCAAACCATGCCCGTGGAACATCGGCATCACGGCGACGGTGGCGTCATCGGCGCCCAGCCCGTAGGCGGAGACGACGTTGTTCATCGCCGCCGCCAGCGTGTCATGGGTCCACGGCACCATCTTCGGCTTGCCGGTGGTGCCCGAGGTGAACATCACCATGGCGTCGTCGGGCGTGAGGCCGATCGCCGACGGATCGCCACCGGCGGCCGGGGTGCCGCTGATCGTGCACTGTGATCCGTCGATTCCGACGGCGATTTCGGGCGCGCTATCCAGTGCTGCGGCCGGGGTGTCGGTGAGTACGGCCCGGGCGCCAAGCCGTTGCATGCGGTCCTGCTGCTCGGCGGGTGGAAGCGCCGGGTCCAGCGGAGCGACCACCAACCCGGCCCGCGCGGCGCCGAGCAGTCCGACGATGTAGGCGACGGTGTTCGCCGCCCGCAGTCCCACCACGTCACCGTCGGTCAACCCGGTGCTCGCCAGTGCGTTCGCGGCCTGCTCGATCAGGTCGGCCAGCTCGGGGTAGGTGATGCAACGGTTCTCGGCGGTGACGACCAGCGCAACCGCGTGTGGGGTGGTCGCGGCAGTGCGCGCGACCAGTTCACCCAGCAACATAATCGGCCTCCGGTCAGATGACGTGTGCGGTCTTGAGCTCTGCGATCTGGTCTGTGGTGTAGCCGAGGTCGCTGAGCACATCGATTGTGTGCTCTCCCAGCAGCGGTGCGCCGGTGATTGTCGGGGAGAAGTCGGAGAACTTCACCGGGCTGCCGACGGTCAGGTACTTGCCGCGCCCCTCCTGCTCGACCTCGACGACGGTGCCGCTGGCTCGCAATGCCGGGTCGTAGGCGATCTCCTTCATGCTCAGCACCGGTGCGCAGGGCACGTCGTAGGTGCGCAGGATGTCGACGGCCTCGTACTTCGTCTTGTCGGCCAGCCACTTCTCGATATCGGCGAAGATGTCGAAGATGTGCGGCTGGCGGGCCTCGGCCGTGCTGTAGGCGGGATCGTCCACCCATTCCGGCTTGCCGACCGCTTCGCAGGTCTTCGCCCAGTTCTGCTCCTGGATGGTGAAGTAGATGTAGGAGTTGGGATCGTCCTGCCAGCCTTTGCATTTGAGCACCCACCCGGGCTGCCCGCCACCGCCGGCATTGCCGCCGCGCGGCACCGCATCGCCGAAGGGTGTGTTGGGGTATTGCGGGTACTCCTCGAGGTAGCCGACGGCTTCCAGGCGTTCCTGGTCGCGCAGCTTCACCCGGCACAGGTTGAGCACCGCGTCCTGCATGGACACCGAAACCTTCTGTCCCACCCCGGTCTTCTCGCGAGCCAACAGCGCGGTGAGGATCCCGATCAGCAGGTGCATCCCGGTATTGCTGTCACCGAGCGCCGCGGAGCTCACGGTCGGCGGCCCGTCCCAGAACCCGGTGGTCGACAGCGCACCGCCCGCGGCCTGCGCCACGTTCTCGTAGACCTTGAGGTCCTTCCACGGCGACTGCTCGTTGAAGCCCTTCACCGATCCGAAGATCAGCCGGGGGTTCAATTCGTGGATGTGGTCCCAGGACAAACCCATTCGGTCGAGAGCTCCCGGTGCGAAGTTCTCCACCAGCACGTCGGCCTCGCGAATCAGCTTCTCCATCACCGCAAGCCCCTCCGGGGTCTTGGTGTTGATGGCCAGCGAGCGCTTGTTGCTGTTGAGCATGGTGAAGTACAGCGCGTCGTGATCGGGAATGTCACGCAATTGGTGGCGGGTGACGTCGCCACCGTCGAGGCGCTCCACCTTCAGGACGTCGGCGCCGAACCACGCCATCATCTGGGTGCAGGCCGGGCCGGCTTGAACGCCGGTGAAGTCGATCACCTTGACGCCGGAAAGGGGTTGTGGGACTTCTGTATTCATCGGTCGTCCT
This window encodes:
- the tgt gene encoding tRNA guanosine(34) transglycosylase Tgt, with protein sequence MPFFTVDAELPGRRGRTGTIHTPHGDIHTPAFIAVGTKASVKAVLPETMRELGAQAVLANAYHLYLQPGPDIVDEAGGLGAFMNWPGPTFTDSGGFQVLSLGAGFRKVLSMDANRVQADDVIAEGKQRLAHVDDDGVTFISHLDGSTHRFTPEVSMQIQHKIGADIIFAFDELTTLVNTRGYQEESVARTQAWAVRCLTEHRRLTAERPERPSQALFGVVQGAQYEDLRRQASRDLAGIVDAQGRGFDGYGIGGALEKQNLATIVGWCTDELPDDKPRHLLGISEPDDLFAAVAAGADTFDCVSPSRVARNAAVYSPTGRFNITGARYRRDFTPIDTECDCYTCAHYTRAYLHHLFKAKEILSATLCTIHNERFVIRLVDQIRAAIVAGEFDELRDHVLGQYYGHSTRAQ
- a CDS encoding cytochrome P450, with the translated sequence MTAAAEPQELLMKLLDPAIRANPYPVYREILDGGPMQMPESTLHVLSSFADCDEVLRHPDSCSDRLKSTAAQRAIAAGEQPRPFGTPGFLFLDPPDHTRLRRLVSKAFSPRVVKALEPDITGLVDDLLDRADEAGQFDAVEALAHPLPVAVICRLLGVPIEDEPQFSAASTLLAQGLDPFVTFSGEAQGLEERMAAGLWLRGYLRELLERRRSQPADDLMSALISVEESGDQLTEEEIVATCNLLLIAGHETTVNLIANGILAMLRNREHWMALSADPSRVSAIIEETLRYDPPVQLASRVAGADMEIGAGSGGQERSDSGIIRVPKGDIMMVLLAAAHRDPAVAERPDEFDPTRGTIRHLAFGHGPHFCLGAPLARMEAAVALSAVTKRFPDARLADEPIYKPHVTLRGMARLDVAVG
- a CDS encoding FadD7 family fatty acid--CoA ligase, whose protein sequence is MLLGELVARTAATTPHAVALVVTAENRCITYPELADLIEQAANALASTGLTDGDVVGLRAANTVAYIVGLLGAARAGLVVAPLDPALPPAEQQDRMQRLGARAVLTDTPAAALDSAPEIAVGIDGSQCTISGTPAAGGDPSAIGLTPDDAMVMFTSGTTGKPKMVPWTHDTLAAAMNNVVSAYGLGADDATVAVMPMFHGHGLVAGLLATLSSGGTLGLPEKARFSAHTFFQELAATKATWVTAVPTIYQVLLDVAPAGAPAAARLRFLRSCSAPLPPAVAARLEAAFGAPVLPAYGMTEATHQACAVAATADTETRLQTVGAPVGSELRIADTGEVWLRGPAVARGYLNDAAATAATFADGWLRTGDLGSVNAVGVLTLQGRIKNIINRGGEKISPERVEDVLLAHPDVVQAAVFPVPDAKYGEQVAAVVVLRADASFDGEALQSFCASRLARFEVPEKISPVDELPVTAKGSVDRNRLAQLFG
- the frc gene encoding formyl-CoA transferase, producing MNTEVPQPLSGVKVIDFTGVQAGPACTQMMAWFGADVLKVERLDGGDVTRHQLRDIPDHDALYFTMLNSNKRSLAINTKTPEGLAVMEKLIREADVLVENFAPGALDRMGLSWDHIHELNPRLIFGSVKGFNEQSPWKDLKVYENVAQAAGGALSTTGFWDGPPTVSSAALGDSNTGMHLLIGILTALLAREKTGVGQKVSVSMQDAVLNLCRVKLRDQERLEAVGYLEEYPQYPNTPFGDAVPRGGNAGGGGQPGWVLKCKGWQDDPNSYIYFTIQEQNWAKTCEAVGKPEWVDDPAYSTAEARQPHIFDIFADIEKWLADKTKYEAVDILRTYDVPCAPVLSMKEIAYDPALRASGTVVEVEQEGRGKYLTVGSPVKFSDFSPTITGAPLLGEHTIDVLSDLGYTTDQIAELKTAHVI